The following is a genomic window from Caldicellulosiruptor danielii.
TGACTCAAACCCATCGCCAATCTGCCACCCATTGATTCCGTGCTGGCACGCCTCAGGCCACCATCCATCTAAGGTGGAGACGTTCAAAACACCGTTCATTGCAGCTTTCATTCCCGAGGTCCCGCACGCCTCTAAAGGTCTTCGCGGATTGTTCAGCCAGATATCGCATCCGCGCGTGAGCATTTTGCCAATTTCCATGTCGTAGTCTTCCAAGAAAACAACCTTGCCAGGATACTTTTTGGACATTGCAATGATATTGTTGACAATCTCTTTTCCGGTGTCATCAAGTGGGTGGCTTTTGCCCGCAAAGATTATTTGAAGATCGTTTTTGAACATCTTGTCAGCCGCTTCTTTGTCTCTGAAAATGAGGTCACTTCGCTTATACGGTGCTGCCCTTCTTGCAAACCCTATTGTTAAAACATCCTCTTTTAATTTAATACCAGTTCTTTTTTCAACAAAATCCAAAAGCTCACGTTTTATTTGAGTATGTGTCTGCCAGAGCTTTTCAGGATTGTGTCTTGATTTTAATATTCTACTGTCGGCCCATGTTCCAACATGAACACCATTTGTGATACCAATTATTCTGCTTCTTCTATCAACGTGAGCCCACATAGCATTTGCTGTTACTCTGTGAAGGTCAGACACAGCATTTGAAATGCGAGCAAGTCTTAGTGCTGCAACTGTCATGTTAAAAGGTGCACCGCCAATATAAACAAGCTGCTCTTCAGTTAAGTTTAAGTTTGCTCCCATGTACATAAGAAGTCTTAAAGGATGTGTTTCATTCCCTGCTTCAACAGGTGTATGTGTTGTAAACACAATCTTTTCTCTTGCTTTAGATAGTGCCTGCTCAAATGAAAAACCTTTTTCCTCCATGTAATGTCTTACAAGTTCAAGTCCAGCAAATACAGCATGACCTTCGTTGAAATGATATACATCAACCTTGATACCAAGCTCTTTTAAGGCTCTCACACCGCCTATTCCTAAAACCATCTCTTGGGCAACTCTTTCTTCACCAAACCAGCCATACAGCTGTCCTGTAATCCACCTGTCTGCATTTTCAGGAAGGTCAGTGTCAAGAAGATAAAGGTCTGCGTTTTCAAAATTATCAACCTTCCATACCTTGCAGTATACATCTCTGTTTCTTATTCTTACCTTTACCTTTACGCCTGTGTCCTTTAAAAAGTTGTACCTGTAGATTGGAAAAGCGTCAATCACACCATATTCCTCTGTAACAATCTGTTTGTTGTACCCTTGTTTCCATAGTATTCCAATACCTACAACAGGATATCCTAAATCCTTTGCTGCCTTTAAATAGTCACCTGCCAAAATACCAAGTCCACCTGCATAGATTTTGAAGTTAGAATCAAGACCGAACTCCATACTAAAATACGCAACTGTAGGAAGTTTCTTCATCGCATCAAATCCTCCTTGCAAAAGATTTTTTGTAGTCAGATCAAATCCAAAATTAACCCTTGACAGCACCTGCTGCAAGACCGCTTTGAATCTGTTTTTGGAGCGCCATGTATATAATCACGATTGGCAGTGACGCTAATATTGATGCTGCTGAAAACATTGGCCAGTTAGCTGAAAACTGGTTGTTTATAAAGTTTCTAAGTCCAATTGGCACAGTAGCATTTTCAGGCGACTGTAAAACTAAGCTTGAGAGCAAAAACTCGTTAAACACACCGTTAAAGCTCCAGATGAACATCACAGCAAGCATTGGAGCAGTAAGTGGCAGGATAATCTTTCTGAAAATTAGAAAATGTCCAGCACCATCAATTATTGCTGCTTCATCAATCTCATATGGTATTTGGTCCATGTTTCCTTTCAAAAGCCAGATGTTAAACGCAGAACCGCCAGCCAGCACCAAAATGAGTGCGAAAAGATTGTCAAGAAGATTGAGTTTTGCCAAAAGACCATAGATTGCAGGCATTGCCATAAACGTTGGGAACATCTGCAGAATCAAAAGCATCTTAAGCCCGTTTTTCCTTCCAACAAAGTTTATCCTTGAAAATGCATATGCTGCGGGAGCTGTCATGAAAATCTGTAAAAACGCAACTCCAAAACATACAATTAAACTGTTTTTGACCCACATTACAAAGTCAGGCAGTGTCTGTGATGGACTGCTCTTTTTCCTGAAAAGTTCTATATAATTCTCAAACGTAATCTCTTTCGGGAAAAATGATGACTGGAAGAATGCCCCACCTTTTGACAGTGACGCAACTATTATAAACCATGTAGGAAGCAGTGACAGTATTATCGCAATCCAAATAATCACTCTTGAAATCCAGAGAACAATAGCATCCTGCTTTGTCATATACTCTCTTCCAACCATTATCTCTCACCACCCTCAAACGCTCTTGTCAGTTTCATGTTGATAAGTGAAATTGTTCCAACAATGAAGAAGATTATGATTGACATCGCAGAGGCCAAATCGTACCTGTAAAACTGCATTGTAAGCTTGTATGTTGTTGAGACAAGAAGGTCTGTATGCCCTGCAAACTGAGTGTCAAGCCTTGCAGGTCCACCGCCTGTAACAAGGTACACGACGTTGAAGTTATTGAAAGCATATGCAAACGATGAAATCAAAATTGGAAGCGCTGTTGGTACAATCATTGGTATTGTAATTTTAAAAAGCTTTGTAAACCAACCAGCTCCGTCTATCTCGGCGACCTCGTAAAGCTCTGGCGGAATTGATTGAAGTGCACCAAGCGACGCATTCATCATAAACGGGTATGAAAGCCACAGATTAACAATAAATATGCTTATCTTTGCCCAGAACGGGTCTGTCATCCAGGGTATTGGATCAAGGTGGAAAGTTTTTAAAAGCATATTTATAGCCCCATACTCTTCATTTAAAAGCCCCTGCCACGCCAAAGAAGCAATTGTTCCTGGGATGGCCCATGGGATTATTAATATTGACCTGTAAATATTTGTCTCTTTCATAAATTTGTTGTTAAGAAGTACAGCAAGCAAAAGTCCCACCGCAAAATTGATAAGAACTGTAACAAGTGCAAATGTAAATGTCCATGCAAATGTTGGCGCAAATACCTCTTTGAATGGTCCTGTTATGATATCAACAAAGTTTTTAAATCCCACAAACCTGTAGTCTTCCATGTGGTTGAGATTAAAATTTGTAAATGCATAATAAACTGTCATAGCAATAGGGAAGAAAGATAGCACTGCTATGGATATCAAAGCTGGCGCAAGATATACATAGCCTATTGGCTCGCGCTTTTTCATAATCTTTTTTCCTCCTTTAAAATAAAATGTGCAATCGTTTGCTCTTGAAAATATTATACAATTGTATTTTTCGTTTGTCAATAATTTTTTGCTCATTTTTCTAATAAGTTATCTAACAATCACAATTTCAAAACTCTCGGGACTCAGTTCAAGTTCAATATAGCATGAATAATTTTTAATTTTCTGCTGCGTGGTAAAAAGCTCAATCTCCCTGCCAACAATAAACTCTGACCACAGCTTTACTTTTTGCAAAGCTTTGCGTGAATTAAAAAGAATGTACACAGTTTCAGTTTCACTTTTCCTTTCAAAGCAAAGCACATCACCAATTGAAAACTCTCTTACATTGTCGCTATTTAGAGCTGAAGAGGTTTTCTTAAGATCTATCAATTCTCTGTAAAGCTTAAAAATTTCCTTGTCCTGCTTTTCTTCTTCCCATATCATCCCCCTTCTTGAGTCAGGGTCATGCCCACCTTCCATTCCAATCTCATCACCATAGTAAATCATGGGAATTCCCTGATAAGTGAGGTTGTATACTGCAGCAAGCATTGCAAGTTGTTTGTTGTGATTTAGCCTTGTCAAAACTCTTTCTGTGTCGTGGCTGCCAATTAGATTTAGCTGGCATGAAAAAAGTACAGGATTAAATTTTAGTCTGTAGTCTGCCAAAATCCTTGATGCATCCTCTGCATTATATTTACCCATCAAATAC
Proteins encoded in this region:
- a CDS encoding sugar ABC transporter permease, which produces MVGREYMTKQDAIVLWISRVIIWIAIILSLLPTWFIIVASLSKGGAFFQSSFFPKEITFENYIELFRKKSSPSQTLPDFVMWVKNSLIVCFGVAFLQIFMTAPAAYAFSRINFVGRKNGLKMLLILQMFPTFMAMPAIYGLLAKLNLLDNLFALILVLAGGSAFNIWLLKGNMDQIPYEIDEAAIIDGAGHFLIFRKIILPLTAPMLAVMFIWSFNGVFNEFLLSSLVLQSPENATVPIGLRNFINNQFSANWPMFSAASILASLPIVIIYMALQKQIQSGLAAGAVKG
- the glgP gene encoding alpha-glucan family phosphorylase, with the translated sequence MKKLPTVAYFSMEFGLDSNFKIYAGGLGILAGDYLKAAKDLGYPVVGIGILWKQGYNKQIVTEEYGVIDAFPIYRYNFLKDTGVKVKVRIRNRDVYCKVWKVDNFENADLYLLDTDLPENADRWITGQLYGWFGEERVAQEMVLGIGGVRALKELGIKVDVYHFNEGHAVFAGLELVRHYMEEKGFSFEQALSKAREKIVFTTHTPVEAGNETHPLRLLMYMGANLNLTEEQLVYIGGAPFNMTVAALRLARISNAVSDLHRVTANAMWAHVDRRSRIIGITNGVHVGTWADSRILKSRHNPEKLWQTHTQIKRELLDFVEKRTGIKLKEDVLTIGFARRAAPYKRSDLIFRDKEAADKMFKNDLQIIFAGKSHPLDDTGKEIVNNIIAMSKKYPGKVVFLEDYDMEIGKMLTRGCDIWLNNPRRPLEACGTSGMKAAMNGVLNVSTLDGWWPEACQHGINGWQIGDGFESKDEKEQDSHDLKSLVNVMQNEVIPTYYKNRDRWVKMMQNSIESTLEKFSAERMVKEYYEKMYIQKSHED
- a CDS encoding carbohydrate ABC transporter permease, whose translation is MKKREPIGYVYLAPALISIAVLSFFPIAMTVYYAFTNFNLNHMEDYRFVGFKNFVDIITGPFKEVFAPTFAWTFTFALVTVLINFAVGLLLAVLLNNKFMKETNIYRSILIIPWAIPGTIASLAWQGLLNEEYGAINMLLKTFHLDPIPWMTDPFWAKISIFIVNLWLSYPFMMNASLGALQSIPPELYEVAEIDGAGWFTKLFKITIPMIVPTALPILISSFAYAFNNFNVVYLVTGGGPARLDTQFAGHTDLLVSTTYKLTMQFYRYDLASAMSIIIFFIVGTISLINMKLTRAFEGGER